In Myxococcota bacterium, a single genomic region encodes these proteins:
- a CDS encoding dienelactone hydrolase family protein encodes MTQSPRDPSRSNTASTARLGASHGLTLAHAALPASGRGPGVLVLSDGAIERRDGDLLADACRRLTRHGFVALAPRLPEVDADALHDTERRVVDAGIEQLFNEDATEGSRVGVIGFGRGGWLALEAAARGARVGLVVQAGGGSSGESETLPLATLEAPVFSVFGEKDPLVEAGRASEWLRRMRDEGIASELRVQPGAEAVFFDPVLADRFDAVAAQGFWDAALARLRAEL; translated from the coding sequence GTGACCCAGAGCCCTCGCGATCCGTCGCGTTCGAACACCGCATCGACTGCCCGCCTGGGTGCGAGCCATGGCCTCACCCTGGCCCACGCCGCGCTGCCGGCTTCGGGCCGGGGACCGGGCGTCCTCGTCCTGTCGGACGGTGCGATCGAACGTCGGGACGGGGATCTGCTGGCGGATGCGTGTCGCCGCCTGACCCGGCACGGCTTCGTCGCGCTGGCGCCACGCCTGCCCGAGGTCGATGCCGACGCGCTCCATGACACCGAGCGCCGCGTCGTCGACGCGGGCATCGAGCAACTCTTCAACGAAGACGCGACCGAGGGAAGCCGGGTCGGCGTCATCGGATTCGGACGGGGCGGGTGGCTGGCGCTCGAAGCCGCGGCCCGCGGAGCCCGTGTGGGGCTCGTGGTCCAGGCCGGGGGCGGATCCTCGGGAGAGTCGGAAACCCTTCCCCTGGCCACCCTCGAGGCGCCCGTGTTCTCGGTGTTCGGTGAGAAGGATCCCCTGGTCGAGGCGGGGCGGGCTTCGGAATGGCTGCGGCGGATGCGCGACGAGGGGATCGCCAGCGAGCTGCGGGTTCAACCCGGGGCCGAGGCGGTGTTCTTCGATCCGGTGCTCGCCGATCGCTTCGACGCGGTGGCCGCCCAGGGCTTCTGGGACGCCGCGCTCGCCCGGCTGCGCGCCGAGCTCTAG
- a CDS encoding lysophospholipid acyltransferase family protein, translating to MPSGRRLAEEPDWERWLPGPARELLAEMDGRVARIPTRLNEYGIDRFGFDPSVARYAMALMAWVYRHYLRVETRGVEKVPQGRVLLIANHAGNTFAWDGAMLATSLFLEGEPPRVVRGMGEYFLPTIPFFNVMMHRMGSVVGRPENCVQLLEEEEAIMAFPEGERGFVKTFDQRYQLQRFGLGFVRLALETGTPIVPVGIVGAEEQSPGLANPRWIGRLFGSPAFPITPTFPWLGALGMLPFPVKFHLHFGAPIFFEGDANEDDAAIEERVEMVKAEIRRLISDGRAARSNWFF from the coding sequence GTGCCGAGCGGACGGCGGCTGGCGGAAGAACCCGACTGGGAGCGCTGGCTTCCCGGACCGGCCCGGGAGTTGCTGGCCGAGATGGACGGGCGCGTCGCGCGCATTCCGACGCGGTTGAACGAGTACGGCATCGATCGTTTCGGCTTCGATCCCAGCGTGGCGCGGTACGCGATGGCGTTGATGGCCTGGGTGTACCGGCACTACCTGCGCGTCGAGACCCGCGGCGTGGAGAAGGTGCCGCAGGGGCGGGTGCTCCTGATCGCGAACCACGCCGGCAACACCTTCGCGTGGGACGGCGCGATGCTCGCGACCTCCCTGTTCCTCGAAGGGGAGCCGCCGCGGGTGGTGCGTGGCATGGGCGAGTACTTCCTGCCGACGATTCCCTTCTTCAACGTGATGATGCACCGCATGGGGAGCGTGGTCGGTCGCCCCGAGAACTGCGTCCAGCTCCTGGAAGAAGAAGAGGCGATCATGGCCTTCCCGGAGGGTGAGCGCGGCTTCGTGAAGACCTTCGACCAGCGCTACCAGCTGCAGCGCTTCGGGCTCGGATTCGTGCGACTCGCCCTCGAGACCGGCACCCCGATCGTGCCGGTCGGCATCGTGGGCGCCGAAGAGCAGTCGCCGGGGCTCGCGAACCCGCGCTGGATCGGACGCCTGTTCGGTTCGCCCGCCTTTCCCATCACACCGACGTTCCCCTGGCTCGGCGCGCTCGGAATGCTGCCGTTTCCGGTGAAGTTCCATCTGCACTTCGGTGCTCCGATCTTCTTCGAGGGCGACGCCAACGAAGACGACGCGGCGATCGAGGAGCGCGTCGAGATGGTGAAGGCCGAGATCCGCCGGCTCATCTCGGACGGGCGCGCCGCGCGCAGCAACTGGTTCTTCTAG
- a CDS encoding serine hydrolase domain-containing protein has product MEIHGHCAPEFEPVRDAFRANFEQGREVGASVAVTRAGRPVVDLWAGDAAKGGAPWQEDTIVNVYSTTKTMAAISLLVLADRGELDLDAPVARYWPEFAQNGKDDVRVSHVMSHSAGLSGFDPPLAAPEELYDHAAIADGLARQAPWWTPGDGSGYHAVTQGYLQAELVRRITGDTLGAFFRQHVAEPLGADFHIGLPPEHDARVGELVPPEVALNQREGAKDSIAIRTLRSCPVNGSEPRTTGWRRAEIPAAGGIGNARAVARIHSALACGGAVDGVQLLSKRTLDRVFEVQSEGTDRVLGVPIRFGMGFGLFGGAFALTSGERACFWGGWGGSLAVIDQDAELSVAYVMNRMEAELLGDPRGGSLVLAAYKAIGQG; this is encoded by the coding sequence ATGGAGATCCACGGCCACTGCGCCCCCGAATTCGAACCCGTCCGCGACGCCTTTCGCGCCAATTTCGAGCAGGGGCGCGAGGTGGGGGCCAGCGTCGCCGTCACCCGGGCGGGTCGTCCCGTCGTGGATCTCTGGGCGGGCGACGCCGCCAAGGGAGGGGCGCCCTGGCAGGAGGACACGATCGTCAACGTCTACTCGACGACGAAGACGATGGCCGCGATCAGTCTGCTGGTGCTGGCGGATCGCGGGGAGCTCGATCTCGATGCGCCGGTCGCGCGCTACTGGCCCGAGTTCGCCCAGAACGGCAAGGACGACGTGCGCGTCTCCCACGTGATGAGCCACAGCGCGGGGCTCTCGGGATTCGATCCGCCCCTCGCTGCGCCCGAGGAACTCTACGACCACGCCGCCATCGCCGACGGGCTCGCGCGACAGGCGCCCTGGTGGACGCCCGGGGACGGCTCGGGATACCACGCGGTGACCCAGGGCTACCTCCAGGCCGAGCTCGTCCGCCGCATCACCGGCGACACCCTGGGCGCGTTCTTCCGCCAGCACGTCGCGGAACCGCTCGGCGCCGATTTCCACATCGGGTTGCCGCCCGAACACGACGCGCGGGTAGGCGAGCTGGTGCCGCCCGAGGTCGCGCTCAATCAACGCGAGGGCGCGAAGGACTCGATCGCGATCCGCACCCTGCGCAGCTGCCCGGTGAACGGCAGCGAGCCCCGCACGACGGGCTGGCGTCGCGCCGAGATCCCGGCCGCAGGCGGTATCGGCAATGCGCGCGCCGTCGCGCGGATCCACTCGGCGCTCGCCTGTGGCGGCGCGGTCGACGGGGTGCAGCTGCTCTCGAAGCGAACCCTCGACCGGGTCTTCGAGGTACAGAGCGAGGGCACCGACCGGGTGCTCGGGGTGCCGATCCGGTTCGGTATGGGGTTCGGGCTCTTCGGCGGGGCCTTTGCGCTCACCTCCGGCGAGCGCGCCTGCTTCTGGGGCGGTTGGGGTGGCTCCCTCGCCGTGATCGACCAGGACGCCGAGCTCTCGGTCGCTTACGTCATGAACCGGATGGAAGCCGAGCTGCTCGGGGATCCGCGCGGGGGGAGCCTGGTTCTGGCCGCCTACAAGGCGATCGGGCAGGGGTGA
- a CDS encoding DUF2147 domain-containing protein — MQPRVSLLVVGVLIFLASSLTASAETQGDDLLGRYWFPDKTGQVELLREGDRYVGRVVAYDEPEQLDENNPDPALQGRRFVGIDMFWDFRFDPGEGQWVDGRIYDGNSGSTYACYLWFEDGDTSVLWARGYIGISLLGRTERFERVTTP; from the coding sequence ATGCAACCGCGTGTCTCTCTCCTCGTCGTGGGCGTCCTGATCTTCCTGGCCAGCAGCCTCACGGCGTCGGCCGAAACCCAAGGCGACGACCTGCTGGGCCGCTACTGGTTCCCCGACAAGACGGGTCAGGTGGAGCTGCTCCGCGAGGGGGATCGCTACGTCGGGCGCGTGGTCGCCTACGACGAGCCCGAACAGCTCGACGAGAACAACCCGGACCCAGCGCTCCAGGGCCGTCGCTTCGTCGGGATCGATATGTTCTGGGACTTCCGCTTCGATCCGGGCGAGGGCCAATGGGTCGACGGGCGGATCTACGACGGCAACAGCGGCAGCACCTACGCGTGCTACCTCTGGTTCGAGGACGGTGACACCAGTGTGCTGTGGGCGCGCGGGTACATCGGGATCTCACTCCTCGGCCGCACCGAACGCTTCGAGCGGGTCACGACGCCGTAG
- a CDS encoding cytochrome P450 has protein sequence MSSFTWVEPTPPCVDSWVPRWGCGPALLRDPAAFFRRSRARLGDTFALEPFGYPLLCVFSPEGIRGLWALPEKVASKGAADFALLRHKVPDELFAGRRTFPHGLFARDDVDAYRRNLEGAVGLQLEELRGGGDFEAFAWARRLGHRVGLASWAGAEAASPRYLDRLVPLLDRLDSSESFVHPERAFWTIATGKRAERRALGELDAILGELAARADANPDGPDDLFARIRAAWSDVEGPERLQGIARDVVLVHMGSQSNLFAALAWTLVHLLERPALLERVREGDDALLERCAHESIRLRQRSMILRQVLRPAELFDGRHTYQLKLGAFVATVLSVTNDSVLSGLEHFDPDHYAGRRFTRADELEATESVTTFGFGAHSCPAQGFAILAIRHAVGELLRRFELEPRFSEPKPLRRQLGGVARADRPCRVAYRLRSDAASRTR, from the coding sequence ATGTCGTCCTTCACCTGGGTCGAACCGACACCTCCGTGCGTAGACTCCTGGGTTCCGCGCTGGGGCTGCGGGCCTGCGCTGCTGCGTGACCCTGCCGCGTTCTTCCGTCGGAGCCGCGCGCGTCTCGGGGACACCTTTGCACTGGAGCCCTTCGGCTACCCGCTCCTGTGTGTGTTCTCGCCCGAAGGCATCCGGGGCCTGTGGGCGCTCCCCGAGAAGGTGGCGAGCAAAGGCGCGGCCGACTTCGCTCTCTTGCGGCACAAGGTGCCCGACGAGCTCTTCGCCGGGCGCCGCACCTTCCCCCACGGCCTGTTCGCGCGCGACGACGTGGATGCCTATCGGCGCAACCTCGAAGGGGCGGTCGGCTTGCAGCTCGAGGAGCTGCGCGGGGGAGGGGACTTCGAGGCGTTCGCGTGGGCACGTCGCTTGGGGCACCGCGTCGGGCTGGCGTCCTGGGCAGGCGCGGAGGCGGCCTCTCCCCGCTATCTCGACCGACTCGTGCCCCTGCTGGACCGCCTCGACAGCTCGGAATCCTTCGTGCACCCCGAGCGGGCCTTCTGGACGATCGCGACCGGGAAGCGCGCCGAGCGACGCGCCCTCGGTGAGCTCGACGCGATCCTGGGAGAACTCGCCGCGCGCGCCGATGCGAATCCCGACGGACCCGACGATCTCTTCGCGCGCATCCGTGCGGCCTGGTCGGACGTCGAGGGCCCCGAGCGCCTCCAGGGCATCGCGCGTGACGTGGTGCTGGTGCACATGGGCTCCCAGTCGAACCTGTTTGCAGCGCTCGCCTGGACGCTGGTCCACCTGCTCGAGCGTCCGGCCCTGCTCGAACGGGTGCGCGAGGGGGACGACGCCCTCCTCGAGCGCTGCGCCCACGAGTCGATCCGGCTACGACAGCGATCGATGATCCTGCGTCAGGTCCTGCGACCGGCCGAGCTCTTCGACGGTCGACACACCTATCAGCTGAAGCTCGGCGCGTTCGTGGCCACGGTGCTGTCGGTGACCAACGACAGCGTGTTGTCTGGCCTGGAGCACTTCGACCCCGACCACTACGCAGGTCGGCGCTTCACCCGGGCCGACGAACTCGAGGCGACAGAGAGCGTCACCACCTTCGGCTTCGGCGCACACAGCTGCCCGGCCCAGGGCTTTGCGATCCTCGCGATCCGCCACGCGGTGGGCGAACTGCTGCGGCGATTCGAGCTGGAGCCGCGCTTCAGCGAGCCGAAGCCCCTGCGGCGCCAGCTCGGCGGGGTCGCGCGCGCCGATCGTCCGTGTCGGGTCGCCTACCGGCTTCGCTCGGACGCCGCGTCCCGGACGAGGTGA
- a CDS encoding phytanoyl-CoA dioxygenase family protein produces the protein MSDGASAPDPRALAALREDGYCVLPDLLAPERVASFRAVLAPLLDVHPTGRRPFEGLRTQRVYALLTKCPEMAALVEHPALLGFAEATLTPGFLLSSLQAVHIQSGEAAQDLHCDDDAGAPPRPRAPQGISGMWALEDFTSQNGGTRLVPGSHRWGPDRQPESEDIVSVEMPAGSLLVYLGGVLHGGGAHREGPPRLGVSVIYTQPWLRQFENLTVATPPAVAAQFSERIQRMLGYSLLFALGNVDGRDPIHLVRDAASERSR, from the coding sequence ATGAGCGACGGCGCGTCGGCCCCGGATCCGCGCGCGCTCGCGGCGCTGCGCGAAGACGGCTACTGCGTCCTGCCCGACCTGCTCGCACCCGAGCGGGTGGCGTCGTTTCGCGCGGTCCTCGCGCCGCTTCTCGACGTGCATCCGACCGGGCGGCGTCCCTTCGAAGGCCTGCGCACCCAGCGCGTCTACGCGTTGCTCACGAAATGCCCCGAGATGGCTGCGCTCGTCGAACACCCGGCGCTGCTCGGCTTCGCGGAAGCGACCCTGACGCCCGGGTTCCTGCTATCGAGCCTGCAGGCGGTCCACATCCAGTCGGGCGAAGCCGCCCAGGACCTCCACTGCGACGACGACGCCGGCGCACCGCCCCGCCCGCGAGCCCCCCAAGGCATCAGCGGCATGTGGGCACTCGAGGACTTCACCTCCCAGAACGGCGGGACCCGCCTCGTCCCCGGAAGTCACCGCTGGGGCCCCGATCGCCAGCCCGAATCCGAGGACATCGTCTCGGTCGAGATGCCCGCCGGCTCGCTTCTGGTCTACCTCGGCGGCGTGCTCCACGGCGGCGGCGCCCACCGCGAAGGACCGCCGCGCCTGGGTGTCTCGGTGATCTACACCCAGCCCTGGCTGCGGCAGTTCGAGAACCTCACCGTCGCCACGCCTCCGGCGGTCGCCGCCCAGTTCTCCGAGCGTATCCAGCGCATGCTCGGGTACAGCCTGCTCTTCGCCCTCGGCAACGTGGACGGACGCGACCCGATTCACCTCGTCCGGGACGCGGCGTCCGAGCGAAGCCGGTAG
- a CDS encoding cytochrome P450 yields MESPVPTGLQLSVLDKQFREDPYPVLAELRRREPIHFDTQLQRYVFTRHDDVAAILRNPHYWSDPRKGRPGSFTREFLGQGDEEPSMLLMDEPGHRRLRELVRHPFTPRAVERWRDRAREVAERTIAALPAEGEFELVSSVSGPIPTIVIAELLGVDPDRHADFKSWGDAMIAVSFNPAAEPGDVAIAERAREALGAFFLEEIESRRRTPGDDLVTALVEAEVDGDRLTDHEIVLQCNLLLLAGNLTTTDLIGNAVMALLRHPDQLEKLRARPDLMKNAVEEVLRYDTPVTNSGRIAHEDLVIDGVEIGQGESLSVSLAAANRDPAVYPDPDRFDIEREDVHHHAFGGGRHFCLGAHLARLEAAEALAALLDRYPHLEPGDRGQSYAVNPSFRGFSECWVRGAATSR; encoded by the coding sequence ATGGAATCGCCCGTCCCCACCGGCCTCCAGCTCTCGGTTCTCGACAAGCAGTTCCGCGAGGACCCCTACCCCGTCCTCGCCGAGCTCCGGCGCCGAGAGCCGATCCACTTCGACACGCAGCTGCAGCGCTATGTCTTCACGCGTCACGACGACGTCGCCGCGATCCTCCGCAACCCCCACTATTGGAGCGATCCCCGCAAAGGGCGGCCCGGCAGCTTCACCCGCGAGTTCCTCGGACAGGGCGACGAGGAACCCTCGATGCTCTTGATGGACGAACCCGGGCACCGACGGCTCCGAGAGCTCGTGCGACATCCGTTCACACCGCGCGCGGTGGAGCGCTGGCGCGACCGGGCACGGGAGGTGGCCGAGCGTACGATCGCCGCGCTCCCCGCCGAGGGCGAATTCGAGCTGGTCTCGTCGGTGTCGGGTCCGATCCCGACGATCGTCATCGCCGAGTTGCTCGGGGTCGATCCGGATCGCCACGCAGATTTCAAGTCGTGGGGCGACGCCATGATCGCCGTGTCCTTCAACCCGGCCGCGGAACCGGGAGACGTCGCGATCGCAGAACGTGCCCGCGAGGCCCTGGGCGCCTTCTTCCTCGAGGAGATCGAGTCTCGCCGACGAACGCCCGGCGACGACCTGGTGACCGCGTTGGTCGAGGCCGAGGTCGACGGCGACCGACTCACCGATCACGAGATCGTGCTGCAGTGCAATCTGCTGCTCCTCGCCGGCAACCTCACCACGACCGACCTGATCGGCAACGCGGTGATGGCCCTGCTGCGCCACCCGGACCAGCTCGAGAAGCTCCGGGCGCGCCCCGACCTGATGAAGAACGCCGTCGAGGAGGTGCTCCGCTACGACACGCCGGTCACCAACTCGGGCCGCATCGCCCACGAAGATCTGGTCATCGACGGGGTCGAGATCGGCCAGGGCGAGTCGCTCTCGGTGTCGCTCGCGGCCGCCAACCGCGACCCCGCCGTGTACCCGGACCCGGATCGCTTCGACATCGAACGCGAGGACGTCCATCACCACGCGTTCGGGGGCGGTCGCCACTTCTGTCTGGGCGCCCATCTGGCCCGACTGGAAGCGGCCGAGGCCCTGGCCGCGCTCCTCGATCGCTACCCGCACCTCGAGCCGGGGGATCGCGGCCAAAGCTACGCCGTGAACCCGAGCTTCCGCGGCTTCTCCGAGTGTTGGGTGCGGGGCGCTGCCACATCGCGATGA